One window of the Prochlorococcus marinus XMU1411 genome contains the following:
- the psb27 gene encoding photosystem II protein Psb27: MLLKWTSKLFFKNLTKAISFAISLIVVFTLFSSPSIAAKTAMTGDYTKDTISVVKTLQTAVDTPKDSPNKDEVRSEALTLITDYISRYRNRGMVNKTQSFTTMQTALNAMAGHYKNFASRPLPDKLKERLTKEFSLAEKMVLRES, translated from the coding sequence ATGTTACTGAAATGGACATCAAAATTATTTTTTAAGAATCTTACCAAAGCTATATCTTTTGCAATATCCTTAATTGTTGTTTTTACACTTTTTAGTTCCCCTTCCATAGCTGCAAAAACTGCTATGACAGGTGACTATACAAAGGATACAATTTCAGTTGTTAAAACATTACAAACAGCTGTTGATACTCCAAAAGATTCTCCAAATAAAGATGAAGTAAGAAGTGAGGCTCTTACACTAATAACTGACTATATTTCTAGATATAGAAATAGAGGGATGGTGAACAAAACGCAATCATTTACCACAATGCAAACAGCATTAAATGCTATGGCAGGTCATTACAAAAACTTTGCAAGTAGACCTTTACCAGATAAACTAAAAGAGCGTTTAACCAAAGAATTTTCTCTTGCTGAAAAAATGGTTCTAAGAGAAAGTTGA
- a CDS encoding adenosine kinase, which yields MKESFRHFEHKKVDLIGLGNAIVDIIVNIEDEFLELNNLDKGSMNLINSDESQRLLENCKVIKQISGGSSANTVVSLAELGNHVQFIGRVKNDQFGDFFSDDIKKSKTIFNTPPTIEGAPTAHSIILVTPDAQRTMCTYLGASVEFEPKDIDFTVIKESKYLYLEGYLWDSELAKKAFIKAAQIAKQSNTKIILSLSDSFCVDRHRESFLELIYEYVDIVFCNESEVLSLFENDKLASCQEDLSSLCELVIVTLGSNGSLIVNKNNVEIIKSITKGKIIDTTGAGDIYAGGFIHGLINNCSLKKCGEIASICAGQIITQLGSRSDIDLKELIK from the coding sequence ATGAAGGAATCCTTTAGACATTTTGAACATAAAAAAGTTGATCTCATTGGTCTGGGCAACGCAATAGTAGATATTATTGTAAATATTGAAGATGAGTTTCTTGAGTTAAATAATCTGGATAAAGGATCAATGAATCTAATTAATTCTGATGAATCTCAGAGATTGTTAGAAAATTGCAAAGTGATCAAACAAATTTCAGGTGGATCCTCAGCAAATACCGTTGTTTCTTTGGCAGAATTAGGCAATCATGTGCAATTTATAGGAAGAGTGAAAAATGATCAATTTGGGGATTTCTTTTCTGACGATATAAAAAAAAGTAAAACTATATTTAACACTCCACCAACTATTGAAGGTGCTCCAACAGCTCATTCAATCATTTTGGTTACACCTGATGCACAAAGAACTATGTGCACTTACCTAGGAGCATCTGTAGAGTTTGAACCAAAAGACATTGACTTTACTGTAATTAAGGAAAGTAAATACTTATATTTAGAAGGATATTTATGGGACAGCGAATTAGCTAAAAAAGCTTTTATTAAAGCCGCACAAATTGCAAAACAATCTAATACAAAAATAATCCTTTCTTTATCTGATTCATTTTGTGTAGATAGACATCGTGAGAGTTTTTTGGAATTAATTTATGAATATGTAGATATTGTTTTTTGTAATGAATCCGAGGTGTTAAGTCTATTTGAAAATGACAAATTAGCAAGCTGCCAAGAAGACCTATCTTCCTTATGTGAATTAGTCATAGTAACTCTTGGAAGCAATGGTTCTCTCATCGTTAACAAAAATAATGTCGAAATAATTAAGTCAATAACGAAAGGCAAGATTATTGATACTACAGGAGCTGGAGATATCTATGCAGGAGGATTTATTCATGGATTAATAAATAATTGTTCCCTCAAAAAATGCGGAGAGATAGCTTCAATTTGTGCAGGACAAATAATTACACAATTAGGATCTAGATCAGATATTGATCTTAAAGAGTTAATAAAATAG
- a CDS encoding inorganic diphosphatase, with protein MDLSSIPPSPMKGIVNIVVEIPAGSRNKYEYCSDAGIMALDRVLHSSVRYPFDYGFIPNTLADDGAPLDAMVIMDEPTFAGCLIKARPIGVLDMHDCGAYDGKLLCVPMANPRQANILSINQIAPNQLEDVAEFFRTSKGLDGRTVQIDGWRDFDVVESLLKSCIPLKKKNFKVLKKSKISKLN; from the coding sequence ATGGACCTTAGTTCAATACCTCCATCTCCAATGAAGGGAATTGTAAATATTGTTGTTGAAATACCTGCAGGGAGTAGGAATAAATACGAATATTGCTCTGATGCAGGAATAATGGCTTTAGACAGAGTATTGCATTCTTCAGTGAGGTACCCTTTTGATTATGGTTTTATCCCAAACACCCTAGCTGATGATGGAGCTCCTCTTGATGCAATGGTGATAATGGACGAGCCTACTTTTGCTGGTTGTCTTATAAAAGCTAGACCTATTGGAGTTTTGGATATGCATGATTGTGGTGCTTATGATGGAAAACTTTTATGTGTGCCTATGGCGAATCCTAGGCAGGCTAATATATTGAGTATTAATCAAATTGCCCCTAATCAGCTTGAGGATGTTGCTGAATTTTTTAGAACAAGTAAAGGACTTGATGGAAGAACAGTTCAAATAGATGGTTGGAGGGATTTTGACGTGGTTGAAAGTTTATTGAAAAGTTGTATACCTTTAAAAAAGAAAAACTTTAAAGTACTTAAGAAATCAAAAATTAGTAAATTAAATTGA
- a CDS encoding resolvase: protein MENIDSNISSEEELVGIDEVQKFLNRSRASVYRYTNTDLRNLNPSFNPRKLNPEFRTDQKDPLKFHPNEVARFAKDILRIKEVTVEVFNTPSSAAQNILVQILDELKSIRTLLENK from the coding sequence ATGGAAAATATAGATTCCAATATTTCAAGTGAAGAGGAATTAGTAGGTATTGATGAAGTTCAAAAATTCCTAAACAGATCTAGAGCTTCTGTCTACAGGTATACAAATACAGATTTAAGAAATCTAAACCCTAGCTTTAATCCGAGGAAATTAAATCCTGAATTTAGAACTGATCAAAAAGACCCGTTAAAATTCCATCCTAATGAAGTTGCGAGATTTGCAAAAGATATTCTAAGAATTAAAGAAGTAACTGTTGAGGTCTTTAATACACCGTCCTCTGCTGCTCAAAATATACTGGTACAAATATTAGACGAATTAAAATCTATTAGGACTTTACTAGAAAATAAGTAA
- a CDS encoding single-stranded DNA-binding protein, which produces MNHCLIQAVINSAPQMRYTKENQTPIAEMIVNFKGLRSEDPPRDLKIIGWGNIAQEMVDELKEGQNIVIEGRLKMNSVTRKDGTKEKQPELTASKIHQMSPVDVIKSDQKENNDSFEKKENTKNSSWDSSPLVPEVDEIPF; this is translated from the coding sequence ATGAATCATTGTTTAATTCAGGCGGTCATTAATAGCGCTCCCCAAATGAGGTATACCAAAGAAAACCAAACTCCAATTGCAGAAATGATTGTTAATTTTAAAGGATTACGTAGTGAAGATCCACCCAGAGATCTCAAGATCATAGGATGGGGAAATATTGCCCAAGAAATGGTAGATGAACTAAAGGAGGGGCAAAATATTGTTATTGAGGGACGTCTAAAGATGAATTCTGTCACTAGAAAAGACGGAACGAAAGAAAAGCAACCAGAACTAACAGCCTCAAAAATTCATCAAATGTCGCCTGTTGATGTTATTAAGTCTGATCAAAAAGAAAATAATGATTCATTTGAAAAAAAAGAAAACACCAAAAATTCCAGTTGGGATAGTTCACCTTTAGTACCTGAAGTTGATGAAATACCTTTTTAA
- the lepB gene encoding signal peptidase I has product MPIYIKSFLKEWGLLILLTFFVSSCRSFFAEPRYIPSGSMLPELQINDRLIIEKFSLRNSLPKRGDIVVFNSPYSFDEKLISSRSKPLPKKRYCFFMSFPPMSFIPGLRDQACDAYIKRVVALPGEIVSVNNNGELIINNKLISEPYVSYKCSLSLFNKCGEFENIKVPEDHFLVLGDNRANSWDGRYWPGSKFLHKKEIIGKAYFRFWPLSQVGFFSK; this is encoded by the coding sequence ATGCCTATTTATATTAAAAGTTTTTTAAAAGAATGGGGTTTACTAATTCTATTAACTTTTTTTGTTTCTTCTTGTAGATCATTTTTCGCAGAACCACGTTATATTCCTTCTGGTTCAATGCTCCCAGAATTACAAATAAACGATAGGTTAATTATTGAAAAATTTTCACTAAGAAACTCTTTACCAAAAAGAGGAGATATCGTTGTTTTTAATTCACCTTACTCTTTTGACGAAAAATTAATTTCATCAAGATCTAAGCCTTTACCCAAAAAAAGATATTGTTTTTTTATGAGTTTTCCTCCAATGTCTTTTATTCCTGGTTTGAGGGATCAAGCTTGCGATGCATATATTAAAAGAGTTGTGGCACTTCCAGGGGAAATTGTCAGTGTAAACAATAACGGTGAATTAATAATAAATAATAAATTGATTTCTGAACCCTATGTCTCTTATAAGTGCTCATTATCCCTCTTTAATAAATGTGGTGAATTTGAAAATATAAAAGTGCCAGAAGATCATTTTTTAGTTTTAGGTGATAATAGGGCAAATAGCTGGGATGGAAGATATTGGCCTGGAAGTAAATTTCTTCATAAAAAAGAGATAATTGGTAAAGCATATTTCAGATTTTGGCCTCTTAGTCAAGTTGGCTTTTTCAGTAAATAA
- a CDS encoding Spx/MgsR family RNA polymerase-binding regulatory protein, whose translation MKKIIFYSYLKCSTCRKAAKWLKSKDLEFQLIDIVKEPPLVNYLNLALEQYPEDKKRIFNTRGKVFKALNLDIYGLSREEIIQLLLSDGKLIKRPFLIYEGKKVILGFNESEYAKQFL comes from the coding sequence TTGAAAAAAATAATTTTTTATAGTTATTTAAAATGCTCTACTTGTCGAAAAGCTGCAAAGTGGCTTAAAAGCAAAGATTTAGAATTCCAGTTAATTGATATTGTAAAAGAACCACCACTTGTTAATTATTTAAATCTAGCCTTAGAACAATACCCCGAAGATAAGAAAAGGATTTTCAATACAAGAGGTAAAGTCTTTAAAGCTCTTAATCTTGATATTTATGGTTTATCAAGGGAAGAAATTATTCAACTTCTTTTAAGTGATGGAAAATTAATAAAAAGACCATTTTTGATTTACGAAGGAAAAAAAGTAATATTAGGTTTTAACGAAAGTGAATATGCCAAACAATTCTTATAA
- the cutA gene encoding divalent-cation tolerance protein CutA, translating to MEVLVMITTESSNANALRMAKLLLQNKLAACVSIKQIFSIYQWDDDIEETKEFEITIKSKLEFKDCLIDFVNKNSTYEVPQIIYKKYHAEMKYYDWLNKNI from the coding sequence ATGGAAGTATTAGTTATGATCACAACTGAATCAAGTAACGCAAATGCTTTGCGAATGGCTAAATTACTATTACAAAATAAACTTGCAGCTTGTGTTTCGATAAAGCAAATTTTTTCAATTTATCAGTGGGATGATGATATTGAAGAAACTAAAGAGTTTGAAATCACAATAAAAAGTAAACTAGAATTTAAAGATTGTTTAATTGATTTCGTAAATAAAAATTCTACATATGAAGTTCCTCAAATTATTTACAAAAAATACCATGCTGAGATGAAATATTATGATTGGTTGAATAAGAATATTTGA
- the cobK gene encoding precorrin-6A reductase has translation MQNQGNCYKNVWILSGTSDGPVIANRLLELNYSVFASVLTYKAGQAYIENPKLHIITGKLNNKDQIINFINKNKITCVIDATHPFAVIISKNLNNACKEINTPLLLFERKSLINNTNNFFYIDDLKDINNVDIENKNILLAIGSRFLNDTANYYMNCKANVFTRVLPTYESITKAFGSCIENSNIAILEPSKNNRSILEKKLCDFWEIDYVLCRESGSYSQKNWESIVSGTKMKLFLVKRPKVKNDYSYSFDQYHNLINHIIKKY, from the coding sequence ATGCAGAATCAAGGAAATTGCTATAAAAATGTTTGGATCCTATCAGGAACTTCGGACGGACCTGTAATAGCTAATAGGCTTCTTGAACTTAATTATTCAGTCTTTGCAAGTGTTTTAACTTATAAAGCAGGGCAAGCTTATATTGAAAATCCAAAGTTACATATCATTACGGGGAAATTAAATAATAAAGATCAAATAATTAATTTCATAAATAAAAATAAAATCACATGCGTTATCGATGCTACTCATCCGTTTGCCGTAATAATTTCTAAAAATCTTAATAATGCATGTAAAGAGATTAATACACCTCTTTTACTATTTGAGAGGAAATCTCTGATAAATAACACTAATAATTTTTTTTATATTGATGATTTAAAGGATATAAATAACGTTGATATTGAGAATAAGAATATTCTTCTTGCAATAGGCTCAAGATTCCTTAACGATACAGCTAATTATTATATGAATTGTAAAGCAAATGTATTTACAAGGGTACTTCCAACTTATGAAAGTATAACTAAAGCTTTTGGATCATGTATTGAAAATTCAAATATAGCGATACTTGAACCGAGTAAAAATAATAGAAGCATTTTAGAAAAAAAACTTTGTGATTTTTGGGAGATAGATTATGTTTTATGCAGGGAGTCTGGAAGTTATTCTCAGAAAAACTGGGAGAGTATAGTTTCTGGAACTAAAATGAAGTTATTTTTGGTTAAAAGGCCAAAAGTTAAAAATGATTATTCTTACTCTTTTGATCAATATCACAATTTGATAAATCACATAATTAAAAAATATTGA
- a CDS encoding proline--tRNA ligase has product MRVTTSFPLGTLRDTPSEAEIISHQLLLKAGYIRRVNSGIYAYMPIMLRVIEKISAIIERELNSIGCTKLLLPQLHPADLWKKSERWEGYTAGEGIMFNLKDRQGKEFGLAPTHEEVITSIASETINSYKQLPQCFYQIQTKFRDEIRPRFGLMRSREFIMKDGYSFHSSENDLASFYEKVGNAYENIFKSCGLQTVGVEADSGAIGGASSKEFMVTADAGEDSILFTQSGSYAANIEKAVSLPSQPIPLKDNISGWLETPRQKTILDVCENNNLDPSQIIKVVVFLAQFEGKFEVPILACIRGDQHINEVKLFNLLNKLHNFNLLNLKKIEDKSTIEKNLVDFPLGFIGPDLDNKTIKASSNWDKKWTRIIDHSANNLSNFISGGNKVNFHKVFQEFSFAPKDYLIGDIRNAKKGDKIDIDSNEELKEKKGIEIGHIFQLGQKYSEKLNAKFSDKDGQLKNLWMGCYGIGVTRIAQAAIEQNHDQKGICWPIQISPFEVIIIPTNLKDPIQSDLTEQIYNNFLINKIDVLLDDRNDRAGVKFKDAELIGIPFQIIIGRDSINKEVELLCRTNNTKLKISTDKLLETFISESEIMYNKKS; this is encoded by the coding sequence ATGCGCGTGACAACCTCATTTCCTCTGGGGACACTTCGTGACACACCTTCTGAAGCTGAGATTATTTCACATCAATTACTTTTAAAAGCAGGGTATATTCGAAGAGTTAACAGTGGTATTTATGCATACATGCCAATAATGCTTAGAGTTATTGAAAAAATATCCGCAATAATAGAGAGAGAACTTAATAGTATTGGTTGTACAAAATTACTATTACCCCAACTTCATCCTGCAGATTTATGGAAAAAAAGTGAAAGATGGGAAGGATATACTGCAGGGGAAGGAATAATGTTTAATCTCAAAGATAGACAAGGTAAAGAATTTGGTTTGGCTCCAACTCACGAAGAGGTAATCACTAGTATTGCTTCAGAGACCATCAATTCCTATAAGCAATTGCCTCAATGTTTTTATCAAATTCAGACAAAATTTAGAGATGAAATAAGGCCAAGGTTTGGATTGATGAGAAGTAGGGAATTTATAATGAAAGATGGTTATTCTTTTCATTCTTCAGAAAACGATCTAGCTTCTTTCTATGAGAAAGTGGGCAATGCTTATGAAAATATTTTTAAATCTTGTGGACTTCAAACAGTAGGGGTTGAAGCTGATAGTGGAGCGATTGGAGGTGCCTCCTCTAAAGAATTCATGGTTACTGCTGATGCTGGGGAAGATTCCATTTTGTTTACTCAAAGCGGTTCTTATGCTGCAAATATTGAAAAAGCTGTTTCTCTACCCTCTCAACCTATTCCACTAAAAGATAATATTTCAGGGTGGTTGGAAACACCGCGACAAAAAACGATCCTCGATGTTTGCGAAAATAATAATTTAGACCCTAGTCAGATTATTAAAGTAGTAGTGTTCCTAGCACAGTTCGAAGGTAAATTTGAGGTTCCAATTCTTGCATGCATAAGAGGTGATCAGCATATTAATGAAGTAAAGCTTTTTAACTTATTAAATAAACTACATAATTTCAATCTCCTTAATCTTAAGAAGATTGAAGATAAAAGTACCATCGAAAAAAATTTAGTTGATTTTCCTTTAGGTTTTATCGGACCAGATTTAGATAATAAAACTATTAAAGCTAGTTCTAATTGGGATAAAAAATGGACCAGAATAATTGACCATTCTGCAAATAACCTCTCAAACTTTATAAGTGGTGGGAATAAAGTTAATTTCCATAAAGTTTTTCAAGAATTCTCTTTTGCTCCGAAAGATTATCTAATTGGGGATATCAGAAATGCCAAAAAAGGAGATAAAATAGATATTGATAGTAATGAGGAACTTAAAGAAAAAAAAGGTATCGAGATTGGACATATTTTCCAACTAGGTCAGAAATATAGTGAAAAATTAAATGCAAAGTTCTCTGATAAGGATGGTCAGTTAAAAAATTTATGGATGGGTTGTTATGGCATTGGAGTAACAAGAATAGCTCAAGCTGCTATCGAACAGAATCATGATCAAAAAGGAATTTGTTGGCCTATCCAGATTTCTCCTTTTGAAGTTATTATTATCCCAACAAACCTAAAAGATCCCATTCAAAGTGATCTTACTGAGCAAATCTATAACAACTTTTTAATTAATAAAATTGATGTCCTTCTTGATGATAGAAACGATAGAGCTGGAGTGAAATTTAAAGATGCGGAATTAATTGGTATTCCTTTTCAGATAATTATTGGCAGAGACTCTATTAATAAAGAAGTAGAACTTTTATGCAGAACAAATAATACTAAGCTTAAAATTAGTACTGATAAATTGTTAGAAACATTTATTTCCGAATCTGAAATAATGTACAATAAAAAGTCTTGA
- a CDS encoding histidine phosphatase family protein, with protein sequence MAIRLVLVRHGLSSFNAKGLIQGRTDDSLLTDEGYKQARKAGKALSKINFDKIYSSPLVRAAETAKTIKKTFNKEQDIVFDDNLLEVDLSEWSGLKIDEIKKKFPEIYPIWKSDPENLILKRKDNKTYKPIQELFFQATNFVEDILKIYLDKDDANILVVGHNAILRCLILSLLGKPKQGFRKIRLENASLSILNISREDNSFKTQIECLNQTSHLNKNIPNQIGDSRIFLIRHGETNWNKEGRFQGQIDIPLNENGKDQARKTFEYLRNISFNKAFSSSMHRPYETAQIILQNRKDLKIERIDSLVEISHGLWEGKLEAEIREQWPVLLKNWHDKPEEVIMPEGESIKDVSERSIEAFGKICLSQKDNDLSLLVAHDAVNKTLICKILGINYSNIWMIKQGNGGITIIDLFKDPNKPPVISALNITTHLGGILDSTASGAL encoded by the coding sequence ATGGCTATAAGATTAGTTTTAGTTAGGCACGGACTAAGCAGTTTCAATGCAAAAGGATTAATTCAAGGAAGAACAGACGATTCATTATTAACTGATGAAGGATACAAACAAGCCCGAAAAGCAGGAAAAGCATTATCAAAAATAAACTTCGATAAAATCTATTCCTCTCCACTTGTGAGAGCGGCAGAGACTGCAAAAACAATTAAAAAGACCTTCAATAAAGAACAAGATATTGTATTCGATGATAATTTGCTAGAGGTAGATCTTAGTGAATGGTCTGGTCTAAAAATTGATGAAATAAAAAAGAAATTTCCAGAAATTTACCCTATATGGAAAAGTGATCCAGAAAATCTAATCTTAAAAAGAAAAGACAATAAAACTTATAAACCAATTCAAGAGTTATTTTTTCAAGCAACAAATTTTGTAGAAGATATTTTAAAAATTTATCTAGACAAAGATGATGCAAATATTTTAGTTGTAGGACATAATGCTATTCTCAGATGTTTAATCCTCTCGCTATTAGGAAAGCCTAAGCAAGGTTTTAGGAAAATAAGATTAGAAAATGCCTCTTTATCGATACTCAATATATCAAGGGAGGATAACTCTTTTAAGACCCAAATTGAATGCTTAAATCAAACTTCCCATCTGAATAAAAATATTCCAAATCAAATTGGAGATTCCAGAATATTTCTAATAAGGCATGGTGAAACTAACTGGAACAAAGAAGGTAGATTTCAAGGGCAAATTGATATTCCTTTAAATGAAAACGGGAAAGACCAAGCTAGAAAGACTTTTGAATATTTGAGAAATATTTCTTTCAATAAGGCATTTTCAAGTTCAATGCATCGGCCTTATGAGACCGCACAAATAATCCTTCAAAATAGAAAAGATTTAAAAATAGAAAGAATAGATTCACTTGTAGAAATTAGTCATGGATTATGGGAGGGTAAACTGGAAGCAGAAATCAGAGAACAGTGGCCCGTTTTATTAAAAAATTGGCATGATAAACCAGAAGAAGTAATAATGCCTGAAGGTGAATCTATAAAAGATGTATCAGAAAGGTCTATAGAAGCTTTTGGCAAGATTTGTTTATCTCAAAAGGATAATGATCTTAGCCTTCTGGTTGCTCATGATGCAGTCAATAAAACTCTAATTTGCAAAATCCTTGGGATTAATTATTCAAATATTTGGATGATAAAACAGGGCAATGGCGGCATAACTATAATTGACCTTTTTAAGGATCCCAATAAGCCCCCTGTGATTAGCGCTCTTAACATTACAACACACCTTGGGGGGATACTTGATTCAACTGCTTCAGGAGCACTTTAA
- a CDS encoding DUF2854 domain-containing protein: MKKYLSPGNLIVTTGGILAFVGMTAYFTDSVNLSVPTFFYGVPIFLIGLGLKTSEIPPVELFDKKNFATNKFNRPKELTALVKDVTRWRYGIKAHLESSLESLNLWDEDNPPQLKEIEEIRKEEKNGLRMRFELNAVPLEKWVEKQERLNRFFVKGLESEFIIDDNKKEFDFILFY, encoded by the coding sequence ATGAAGAAATACCTATCCCCTGGAAACTTAATCGTAACCACTGGGGGTATATTAGCTTTTGTTGGAATGACTGCTTATTTTACAGACTCAGTAAATTTAAGTGTACCTACTTTTTTTTATGGAGTACCTATTTTTTTAATTGGATTAGGTTTAAAGACTTCCGAAATACCTCCTGTAGAGTTGTTTGACAAGAAAAATTTTGCGACAAATAAATTTAATAGACCAAAAGAATTAACAGCACTAGTTAAAGATGTTACAAGATGGAGATACGGGATAAAAGCTCATCTTGAATCGTCATTAGAATCTTTAAATTTGTGGGATGAGGATAATCCCCCTCAACTAAAAGAAATAGAAGAAATTAGAAAGGAAGAAAAAAATGGTCTCAGAATGCGCTTCGAATTAAACGCTGTCCCCCTAGAAAAATGGGTTGAAAAACAAGAAAGATTAAACAGGTTTTTCGTCAAAGGTCTTGAATCAGAATTTATTATCGACGATAATAAAAAAGAATTTGATTTTATTCTCTTTTATTGA
- a CDS encoding adenylosuccinate synthase: protein MANVVVIGAQWGDEGKGKITDLLSRSADVVVRYQGGVNAGHTIVVDDKVLKLHLIPSGILYKNTSCLIGSGTVVDPKILLKEIDMLIDNGIDISGLQISSTSHVTMPYHRILDEAMEADRGSNKIGTTGRGIGPTYADKSQRNGIRIRDLLNKERLSDVIEIPLREKNGLLEKIYGIKPLKLEDIVEEYFDYGERLSMHIVDCTRTIHAASKNKKNILFEGAQGTLLDLDHGTYPFVTSSNPISGGACIGAGVGPTLIDRVIGVAKAYTTRVGEGPFPTELQGSINDQLCDRGSEFGTTTGRRRRCGWFDGVIGKYAVSVNGLDCLAVTKLDVLDELDEIQVCIAYDLDGEEIDYFPTNSDDLKKCKPIFKKLKGWQCSTADCRKLSDLPENAMNYLRFLAELMEVPIAIVSLGANRDQTIVIEDPIHGPKRALLR from the coding sequence TTGGCTAATGTTGTTGTAATCGGAGCCCAATGGGGTGACGAAGGAAAAGGTAAAATAACTGATTTACTTAGTCGTTCGGCAGATGTTGTCGTTCGCTATCAAGGGGGAGTTAATGCAGGTCATACTATAGTCGTAGATGATAAAGTCTTAAAATTACATTTAATTCCCTCAGGGATACTTTATAAAAATACTTCTTGTCTAATTGGTTCTGGAACTGTTGTAGATCCAAAAATCTTGCTTAAAGAAATTGACATGTTAATTGATAATGGAATTGATATCTCAGGATTACAAATTTCATCAACATCACATGTAACAATGCCCTACCACCGAATATTAGATGAAGCTATGGAGGCTGATAGAGGTTCAAACAAAATAGGGACTACAGGTCGTGGGATTGGCCCAACTTATGCGGATAAGTCACAAAGAAATGGCATTAGGATAAGAGACTTGCTCAATAAGGAAAGGCTAAGTGATGTGATCGAAATTCCATTAAGAGAAAAAAACGGTCTACTAGAAAAAATCTATGGCATTAAACCACTTAAATTAGAAGATATTGTTGAAGAATATTTTGACTATGGGGAAAGATTATCAATGCATATTGTTGACTGTACGAGGACTATCCATGCAGCCTCAAAAAACAAGAAGAATATTCTTTTCGAAGGTGCTCAAGGTACTCTACTTGACTTAGATCATGGGACTTATCCTTTTGTTACCTCATCAAACCCTATATCAGGAGGGGCATGCATTGGGGCTGGAGTGGGTCCAACTTTAATTGATAGAGTCATAGGTGTCGCAAAAGCTTATACCACAAGAGTAGGTGAGGGGCCATTTCCAACGGAATTACAAGGAAGTATTAATGATCAACTCTGTGATAGAGGCAGTGAATTTGGAACCACTACTGGGAGAAGGAGAAGATGTGGGTGGTTTGATGGAGTTATTGGTAAATATGCCGTATCTGTCAATGGTCTTGATTGTTTAGCCGTTACGAAACTTGATGTGTTAGATGAATTAGATGAGATTCAAGTTTGCATTGCATATGATCTCGATGGAGAGGAAATAGACTACTTTCCTACAAATTCAGATGACTTAAAAAAATGTAAGCCAATCTTCAAAAAATTAAAAGGTTGGCAATGTTCAACTGCAGACTGCAGAAAACTATCTGATCTCCCAGAGAATGCTATGAATTATCTAAGATTTTTAGCTGAATTAATGGAGGTTCCAATTGCCATTGTCTCGTTGGGGGCTAATAGAGATCAAACTATAGTCATTGAAGACCCAATACATGGTCCTAAAAGAGCACTACTAAGGTAA